Proteins encoded in a region of the Sphingopyxis sp. OAS728 genome:
- a CDS encoding MBL fold metallo-hydrolase yields the protein MANTETPLTIQFHGAAGTVTGSCMELTLGQHRILIDCGLFQGSRSLEALNHGSFAFEVGKIDAVLLTHAHIDHCGLLPKLAKEGYRGPVWCTAPTADLLEYMLADAGRIQESDTARRNRRYDRAGEAMFEPLYTEADGLRAWRLAEPVGLETWFEPAPGFRARLWNAGHILGSASVELEAGGVHLLFSGDIGPDNKAFHDDPAAPDGVDFLICEATYGDRTRPKLSIEQRRALLETEVKAALARGGNLVIPTFALERTQELLLDLARLADANRIPNVPIFVDSPLASQATKVFAGHAAELEDVEGADIFRHPSIRYVEDVAESIRLNSVSGAIILAASGMCEGGRIRNHLEHNLHRRQSTILFVGFQARGSLGRVILDGAERVRISGKEINVRAAVRRIDSYSAHADRDELAAWIRERHPIRGGLFLGHGESEAIEALRTLVQSETPRLAVVAPAIGESFALAPGAPPKRIRTGRVDIARLAGEDWQNDYADFAANLKHNLAHIRSEEGRRKALDEMRRVLANYEAARSQQKRRRRAA from the coding sequence ATGGCCAATACCGAAACGCCGCTGACGATCCAATTCCATGGCGCTGCCGGAACCGTCACCGGCTCGTGTATGGAACTCACGCTCGGGCAGCACAGGATCCTGATCGATTGCGGACTGTTCCAGGGATCGCGAAGCCTCGAGGCGCTGAACCATGGCTCGTTCGCGTTCGAGGTCGGCAAGATCGACGCCGTGCTCCTGACCCATGCCCATATCGATCATTGCGGTCTGTTGCCGAAGCTCGCGAAGGAAGGCTATCGCGGCCCGGTCTGGTGCACCGCGCCCACCGCAGACCTTCTCGAATATATGCTCGCCGACGCGGGGCGGATTCAGGAGAGCGACACCGCGCGCCGGAACCGTCGCTACGACCGCGCCGGCGAAGCGATGTTCGAGCCGCTCTATACCGAGGCCGATGGCCTTCGCGCGTGGCGGCTTGCCGAGCCGGTCGGACTTGAAACGTGGTTCGAACCCGCGCCGGGTTTCCGGGCGCGGCTGTGGAACGCCGGCCATATCCTGGGTTCGGCCTCGGTCGAACTGGAAGCCGGCGGGGTGCATCTGCTCTTTTCCGGCGACATCGGCCCCGACAACAAGGCGTTTCACGACGATCCGGCAGCGCCGGATGGCGTCGATTTCCTCATATGCGAAGCGACCTATGGCGACCGCACGCGGCCCAAACTCTCGATCGAACAGCGCCGCGCGCTACTCGAAACCGAAGTCAAAGCGGCGCTCGCGAGGGGCGGGAATCTCGTGATCCCGACCTTTGCGCTCGAACGCACGCAGGAACTGCTGCTCGATCTCGCGCGCCTGGCCGACGCGAACCGCATCCCCAATGTGCCTATCTTCGTCGACTCGCCGCTCGCGAGCCAGGCGACGAAGGTGTTCGCAGGCCATGCTGCCGAGCTCGAAGATGTCGAAGGCGCCGACATCTTCCGGCATCCCTCGATCCGCTATGTCGAGGACGTCGCCGAATCGATCCGCCTCAACAGCGTGTCGGGCGCCATCATTCTCGCTGCCTCGGGCATGTGCGAGGGCGGGCGCATTCGCAATCATCTCGAGCATAATCTTCATCGGCGCCAGTCGACGATCCTGTTCGTCGGGTTCCAGGCGCGCGGATCGCTCGGGCGGGTCATCCTCGACGGAGCCGAGCGCGTGCGGATTTCTGGCAAGGAGATCAATGTTCGCGCCGCCGTCCGGCGCATCGACAGCTATTCGGCACATGCCGATCGCGACGAGCTCGCGGCATGGATACGCGAACGTCACCCGATCCGTGGCGGACTTTTTCTGGGTCATGGCGAGAGCGAAGCTATCGAAGCGCTTCGCACGCTCGTCCAATCCGAAACGCCCCGCCTCGCCGTCGTCGCTCCGGCGATCGGGGAGAGTTTCGCGCTCGCCCCCGGCGCACCGCCCAAGCGGATCCGGACCGGACGCGTCGATATCGCCCGGCTCGCGGGTGAAGACTGGCAGAATGACTACGCCGATTTCGCCGCCAATCTGAAGCACAACCTCGCGCACATCCGCAGCGAGGAAGGGCGGCGCAAGGCGCTCGACGAGATGCGGCGGGTGCTCGCCAACTATGAGGCGGCGCGCTCCCAGCAGAAGCGGCGGCGCCGCGCGGCATAG
- a CDS encoding ATP-grasp fold amidoligase family protein codes for MTAAFATAPTQNGVDRGLLPAAQRVGLLYGWRHGRPIDWNHPTRFTELVQLRKLTDRSPIQTQMMDKIAAKRLAGTRLGEEWIVPTLWQGTDLPWLIPFPVPAIIKSRHGCNQYRVITAVPDCARWQQLRRTARRWQRRPYGRWLAEWAYRDVPRGILAEPLLGGALPLPIDYKIYVFGGTATHVQVHLGRGRRHRWVLHDRSWRQLVKAADEPPPPPSLPAMLEAAETLAGDMNFLRVDFYDIGGRPYFGEYCLYPGSGLDPFAADWIDLELGALWLAALTENPVSPAPTGRA; via the coding sequence ATGACCGCGGCTTTCGCTACCGCGCCGACCCAAAACGGTGTCGATCGGGGGCTTCTGCCCGCCGCGCAGCGCGTCGGTCTTCTCTATGGCTGGCGCCATGGCCGCCCCATCGACTGGAACCATCCCACCCGCTTCACCGAACTTGTGCAGCTTAGAAAGCTGACCGATCGGTCGCCGATCCAGACCCAGATGATGGACAAGATCGCGGCAAAGCGCTTGGCGGGGACGCGGCTGGGCGAGGAGTGGATCGTGCCGACGCTCTGGCAAGGCACGGACCTGCCCTGGCTGATCCCGTTCCCGGTCCCCGCGATCATCAAGTCGCGCCACGGCTGCAATCAATATAGGGTCATCACGGCCGTGCCCGACTGCGCGCGATGGCAGCAACTGCGCAGAACAGCCCGCCGCTGGCAGCGCAGACCCTACGGGCGCTGGCTCGCCGAATGGGCCTATCGCGACGTTCCGCGAGGCATCCTCGCCGAGCCGCTGCTTGGCGGCGCGCTCCCGCTCCCGATCGACTATAAGATCTATGTGTTCGGCGGCACCGCAACGCATGTCCAAGTCCATCTCGGGCGCGGCCGCCGGCATCGGTGGGTCCTTCACGACCGTAGCTGGCGACAGCTTGTCAAGGCCGCGGACGAACCGCCCCCGCCGCCGTCACTGCCTGCGATGCTGGAGGCGGCCGAAACGCTGGCCGGCGACATGAACTTTCTTCGCGTCGACTTCTACGACATCGGAGGTCGGCCCTATTTCGGGGAATATTGTCTCTATCCCGGTTCCGGGCTCGATCCCTTTGCCGCGGACTGGATCGATCTTGAACTGGGCGCGCTCTGGCTCGCAGCCCTGACTGAAAATCCAGTGTCACCCGCACCGACTGGTCGTGCCTAG
- a CDS encoding NUDIX domain-containing protein produces MARSAGILLYRLKGGSAEVLLVHPGGPYWRGRDRGAWQIPKGEIAAGENAEAVALREAQEELGIPLQGALVPLGQHRQAGGKIVEGFALEQDLDVTAVVSNRFEIEWPPGSGLCQSFPEIDAARWFSVAEAEAMMLPSQQPFLDRLADYLALRH; encoded by the coding sequence ATGGCGCGAAGCGCCGGGATACTGCTTTATCGGCTGAAGGGCGGGAGCGCGGAAGTCTTGCTCGTCCATCCCGGCGGACCCTATTGGCGTGGGCGCGACCGCGGCGCTTGGCAGATACCGAAGGGAGAAATTGCGGCGGGTGAAAACGCGGAGGCTGTCGCCTTGCGCGAAGCCCAGGAAGAGCTTGGCATACCACTGCAAGGTGCGCTTGTTCCGCTGGGCCAGCACCGGCAGGCTGGGGGAAAGATCGTCGAAGGCTTCGCGCTCGAGCAGGATCTCGATGTTACTGCGGTCGTGAGCAATCGCTTCGAGATCGAGTGGCCGCCGGGCAGCGGCCTGTGCCAGTCGTTTCCCGAAATCGACGCGGCACGATGGTTCTCGGTTGCGGAGGCAGAAGCCATGATGCTTCCAAGCCAGCAGCCGTTCCTTGACCGGCTCGCCGATTATCTGGCCCTTCGACACTGA
- a CDS encoding zinc-dependent alcohol dehydrogenase family protein produces MKALVYNGPGLKAVEERPVPQVQDAGDAIVRITRTTICGTDLHILKGDVPSCEPGRILGHEGVGIVDSIGTGVTVFAPGDHVLISCITACGRCDYCRRGMPSHCTTGGWILGNIIDGTQAEYVRIPHADTSLYAIPEEAGEDALVMLSDILPTGFECGVLNGKVAPGSTVAIVGAGPIGLAALLTAQLFSPARIIMIDLDEARLAMARRFGATDTINSGTRDAAAALMEMTDARGADTVIEAVGVAATFELCQLLVAAGGTIANVGVHGAKADLHLEHLWSRNITITTRLVDTVSTPQLLRMVEAKQLDPGELVTHHFAMADMMDAYEVFSRAAETKALKVIIEADDPRAARTAA; encoded by the coding sequence ATGAAAGCCCTCGTCTATAACGGCCCCGGCCTGAAAGCCGTCGAGGAGCGGCCGGTGCCTCAGGTGCAGGACGCGGGCGACGCGATTGTGCGCATCACTAGGACGACCATTTGCGGCACCGACCTGCACATATTGAAAGGCGATGTCCCGAGCTGCGAACCGGGGCGCATCCTCGGGCACGAGGGCGTCGGTATCGTCGACAGCATCGGGACGGGCGTGACCGTTTTCGCGCCCGGCGACCATGTTCTGATCAGCTGCATAACCGCGTGCGGCCGCTGCGACTATTGCCGTCGGGGCATGCCATCGCATTGCACGACGGGCGGCTGGATCCTCGGCAACATCATCGACGGCACGCAGGCAGAATATGTTCGTATCCCGCATGCCGACACCAGCCTCTATGCCATCCCCGAGGAGGCCGGCGAGGATGCGCTGGTCATGCTCAGCGACATCCTGCCGACGGGCTTCGAATGCGGCGTGCTCAACGGCAAGGTCGCGCCGGGATCGACCGTCGCGATCGTCGGCGCGGGTCCGATCGGCCTTGCCGCGCTGCTCACGGCGCAGCTGTTCTCGCCCGCCCGGATCATCATGATCGATCTGGACGAGGCGCGCCTCGCCATGGCGCGCCGGTTCGGCGCCACCGACACGATCAACAGCGGCACGCGCGACGCCGCGGCGGCGCTGATGGAGATGACGGATGCGCGCGGCGCCGACACGGTGATCGAGGCTGTCGGCGTTGCCGCCACCTTCGAACTCTGTCAGCTGCTTGTCGCAGCCGGGGGAACGATTGCAAATGTCGGCGTGCATGGCGCCAAGGCCGACCTGCACCTCGAACACCTCTGGTCCCGCAATATCACGATCACGACGCGATTGGTCGATACCGTCTCGACGCCGCAGCTCTTGCGGATGGTCGAGGCGAAGCAATTGGATCCCGGAGAGCTTGTCACCCATCATTTTGCGATGGCCGACATGATGGACGCATATGAGGTCTTCTCGCGGGCGGCCGAGACCAAGGCACTGAAGGTCATCATCGAAGCGGACGATCCGCGCGCGGCGAGGACCGCCGCGTGA
- a CDS encoding ArsR/SmtB family transcription factor: MDNDSALLALAALAHPTRLDAFRRLVQHEPEGLSTGQLVEQSGLTQSTFSTHLAVLAKAGLVQSEKRGRHFIQRADIDALRDLMLFLAKDCCQGRAELCEPLLAELACC; the protein is encoded by the coding sequence ATGGACAATGATTCAGCACTGCTCGCCCTAGCTGCACTGGCACATCCGACGAGACTCGACGCTTTCCGGCGGCTCGTCCAGCATGAGCCGGAGGGACTTTCGACAGGACAACTCGTCGAACAATCAGGCCTGACCCAGAGCACCTTCTCCACGCACCTTGCCGTGCTTGCTAAGGCTGGGCTCGTTCAGTCGGAGAAGCGGGGGCGCCACTTCATCCAGCGTGCCGACATAGATGCGCTTCGCGACCTCATGCTTTTCCTCGCAAAGGATTGCTGCCAGGGCCGCGCCGAACTCTGCGAACCCCTGCTTGCAGAACTCGCCTGCTGCTGA
- a CDS encoding arsinothricin resistance N-acetyltransferase ArsN1 family B: protein MQQVSAVLIVRPRRVNVSKSDWEWCKDGRASDRLRGAPAVQAIYAPYVTSTTISFEEAPPDIGEMERRIAAILPKYPYLVAEVDGQVVGYAYASEHRTRAAYRTSVDVAVYVARSAQRGGVARRLYSRLLPAAASLGYHAAFAGIALPNDASVGLHEAMGFEQVGIYREVGRKFDAWHDVGWWQRLL from the coding sequence ATGCAGCAGGTGAGTGCTGTCTTGATTGTCCGACCGCGGCGGGTCAATGTGTCCAAGTCTGATTGGGAGTGGTGCAAAGATGGACGTGCGTCAGATAGACTAAGGGGCGCTCCGGCGGTTCAGGCGATCTACGCACCCTATGTAACTTCCACCACCATATCGTTCGAGGAAGCGCCGCCCGATATTGGGGAGATGGAAAGGCGCATCGCCGCCATCCTACCCAAATACCCCTATCTGGTCGCCGAAGTGGATGGGCAGGTTGTCGGTTACGCTTACGCCAGTGAGCACAGGACTCGCGCGGCCTATCGGACATCCGTCGATGTCGCAGTCTATGTGGCACGCAGCGCGCAGCGGGGCGGGGTGGCGCGTCGCTTGTATTCCCGTCTGCTGCCTGCCGCGGCGAGCTTGGGCTATCACGCTGCATTTGCGGGCATCGCATTGCCAAACGACGCGAGCGTCGGGCTGCACGAAGCTATGGGCTTTGAACAGGTCGGCATCTACCGCGAGGTCGGAAGAAAATTTGATGCCTGGCACGATGTCGGTTGGTGGCAACGACTATTGTGA
- a CDS encoding VIT family protein: protein MTGTLLPGPWPSARGDYREAHLVSRTGWLRAAVLGANDGIVSTASLIIGVAASGATRQSILVSGIAGLVAGAMSMAAGEFVSVSSQADTERADLAREKRELESDPAAERDELAGIYERRGLDPETARIVVSQMTAFDALTTHARDELHITDMTAARPVTAALASAATFTAGASLPLLVAALTPTTGIVALEAIGSLLFLAALGWLGAFAGGAAPARPVARVIFWGALAMAITAGIGRLVGTAV from the coding sequence ATGACGGGCACCCTTCTGCCCGGTCCCTGGCCGTCCGCACGCGGCGATTACCGCGAAGCCCATCTCGTATCGCGGACGGGCTGGCTGCGGGCAGCCGTGCTCGGCGCGAACGACGGGATTGTCTCCACCGCAAGTCTTATCATCGGCGTCGCGGCGTCGGGTGCCACCCGTCAATCGATCCTGGTTTCGGGGATTGCCGGCCTCGTTGCCGGCGCCATGTCAATGGCGGCCGGCGAATTTGTGTCGGTCAGTTCGCAGGCCGATACCGAGCGGGCGGACCTTGCCCGCGAAAAGAGAGAGCTGGAGAGCGACCCCGCGGCCGAACGCGACGAACTCGCCGGCATTTATGAACGACGCGGCCTCGATCCGGAAACCGCGCGCATCGTGGTCAGCCAGATGACCGCGTTCGACGCGCTCACGACGCATGCGCGCGACGAACTCCATATCACCGACATGACGGCCGCGCGCCCGGTCACCGCGGCGCTGGCGTCTGCCGCCACCTTTACCGCCGGCGCGTCGCTGCCGCTCCTCGTCGCCGCGCTGACGCCGACGACAGGGATCGTTGCACTCGAAGCCATCGGGTCGCTGCTGTTCCTCGCCGCGCTGGGATGGCTCGGCGCATTTGCAGGTGGCGCCGCGCCCGCCCGTCCGGTTGCACGCGTTATATTCTGGGGGGCGCTTGCGATGGCCATCACGGCCGGAATCGGCCGGCTGGTGGGCACGGCTGTCTGA
- a CDS encoding YoaK family protein — MIRYDRSFRRLAICLAGLAGFVDAIGFLGSGGLFVSFMSGNSTRMAIGIAEASTLALAAAALIGLFVVGVILNIIASAKITFAHRKVVSISGVAALLLGAASCKWAGSDVPATGLLCIAMGASNTIFRRDGEVSIGVTYMTGTLVKLGHRLADAALGGSPTAWIPYLLLWLALVGGGILGAASYAWSPDASFGFAAAFALTLIPVTQRLTATM, encoded by the coding sequence ATGATCCGGTATGACAGAAGCTTTCGAAGACTGGCGATCTGCCTCGCCGGGCTGGCAGGATTTGTCGATGCCATCGGGTTTCTCGGATCGGGCGGCCTCTTCGTCTCGTTCATGAGCGGCAACTCGACCAGAATGGCGATCGGTATAGCTGAAGCGTCCACACTGGCCCTGGCGGCCGCAGCGCTCATTGGTCTCTTCGTTGTCGGCGTGATCCTCAACATCATCGCGTCGGCAAAGATCACGTTCGCCCATCGCAAAGTCGTGTCGATATCGGGCGTCGCGGCGCTTCTCCTCGGCGCGGCCAGCTGCAAATGGGCCGGTTCCGATGTTCCTGCCACGGGATTGCTGTGCATAGCGATGGGCGCTTCCAACACGATCTTCCGCCGCGACGGAGAGGTCAGTATCGGCGTCACCTACATGACCGGCACCTTGGTCAAACTCGGCCATAGGCTCGCCGATGCGGCATTGGGCGGCAGCCCGACGGCCTGGATTCCATACCTGTTGCTTTGGCTGGCCCTCGTCGGCGGAGGCATTCTCGGCGCGGCCAGCTATGCCTGGTCTCCAGACGCAAGTTTTGGGTTCGCCGCCGCCTTCGCTCTTACCCTCATTCCCGTGACGCAAAGATTGACCGCCACCATGTAG
- a CDS encoding BON domain-containing protein: protein MLKKTDGQLQRDVMDELEWEPSIDHADIGVAVTDGVVTLSGYVKTYPEKIAAEKATRRVAGVRAIAEEIKVHFASEPKMADHEIARRLLDMMAWTVSIPTDRIQVKVEHGWVTLSGMVDWDYQRKEAFRAASRVTGVAGVSNLIEVKQHPAPADVKERIVSAFKRQADLDAAAVTVTTEGGIVKLGGKVKAWAERGVAERAAWSAPGVTRVEDNITIAL from the coding sequence ATGTTGAAGAAGACAGACGGGCAGTTGCAGCGCGATGTGATGGACGAGCTAGAATGGGAGCCAAGCATCGATCATGCCGACATCGGCGTCGCCGTAACCGATGGCGTCGTCACTCTTTCGGGTTATGTGAAAACCTATCCCGAGAAGATTGCCGCCGAGAAGGCGACGCGGCGCGTTGCCGGCGTCCGGGCAATCGCCGAAGAGATCAAGGTTCATTTCGCATCCGAGCCCAAAATGGCCGATCATGAAATCGCCAGGCGCCTGCTCGATATGATGGCCTGGACGGTGTCGATCCCGACCGACAGGATTCAGGTCAAGGTCGAGCATGGCTGGGTGACGCTCAGCGGCATGGTCGACTGGGACTATCAACGCAAGGAAGCCTTCAGGGCCGCCAGCCGCGTTACCGGCGTCGCGGGCGTGAGCAACCTGATCGAGGTCAAGCAGCACCCGGCGCCCGCCGACGTGAAGGAGCGCATCGTTTCGGCCTTCAAACGCCAGGCCGATCTCGACGCCGCCGCGGTGACCGTGACCACCGAAGGGGGAATTGTGAAGCTCGGCGGCAAGGTCAAGGCGTGGGCCGAGCGCGGGGTCGCCGAGAGGGCCGCATGGTCGGCGCCGGGGGTCACCCGGGTCGAGGATAATATCACGATCGCCCTTTGA
- a CDS encoding ion channel has protein sequence MTLAHRLALATLVVGVTVVVHLAGLAVLLAILRRYRRASRRYLVILLNGGAILVAAFGLFALHSAEIWIWAGMYQLLGAFTDFEHAFYFSTSTYVTIGYGDLVLPPGLRILGAIEGASGIILIGWSTAFFFSIVDRKKLLERSFDTNHSGG, from the coding sequence GTGACGCTCGCCCATCGGCTGGCTCTCGCCACGCTCGTCGTCGGCGTCACGGTCGTCGTGCATCTCGCCGGCCTGGCAGTGTTGCTCGCCATTCTGCGCCGCTATCGGCGTGCTTCGCGGCGTTATCTCGTCATTCTTCTCAACGGCGGCGCGATCCTCGTCGCCGCCTTCGGGCTATTCGCGCTGCACTCGGCCGAAATCTGGATCTGGGCAGGCATGTACCAGCTGCTCGGCGCTTTCACAGACTTCGAGCATGCGTTCTATTTCTCGACATCGACCTATGTCACGATAGGCTATGGCGATCTCGTCCTGCCCCCGGGGCTGCGCATCCTCGGTGCGATCGAGGGCGCGAGCGGTATCATCCTGATCGGCTGGTCCACGGCCTTCTTTTTCTCGATCGTCGATCGCAAGAAACTCCTCGAACGCAGTTTCGATACCAATCATAGTGGCGGGTGA
- a CDS encoding STAS/SEC14 domain-containing protein, which translates to MFEMIHTKDDVLAVRIEGKITGEDLAAIVDRLDAAMAANEKVHVYAETQSIDGIEINGLAAHIARAAPLFAKLDRFGRVAVVADQLWIRALARIESALLLHISYRVFKPEDRGAALMWVEGRDV; encoded by the coding sequence ATGTTCGAAATGATCCACACGAAGGATGATGTCCTTGCCGTCCGTATCGAGGGCAAGATCACCGGCGAGGATCTGGCCGCGATCGTGGACCGGCTCGACGCCGCGATGGCGGCGAACGAAAAGGTGCATGTCTATGCCGAGACGCAGTCGATCGACGGTATCGAGATCAACGGGCTGGCCGCTCATATCGCACGCGCCGCGCCGCTTTTCGCGAAGCTCGACCGGTTCGGACGCGTCGCGGTCGTCGCCGACCAGCTATGGATCCGGGCCCTCGCGCGGATCGAAAGCGCGCTTCTGCTGCATATCAGCTATAGGGTGTTCAAGCCCGAGGATCGCGGCGCGGCGCTGATGTGGGTCGAAGGGCGCGACGTATGA
- a CDS encoding NAD(P)H-dependent oxidoreductase has translation MQTRRITLIDGHPDPDPGRFVHALADTYAAAALAAGHEVRGIVVAELSFDLLESRAEWEEGPLPPAIAEAQDDIAWAEHLVIFYPLWLGDLPARLKGFFEQVMRPGFAFAPKANGLPEKRLKGRTAHIVVTMGMPALFYRFYFRAHSLRSLERNILRFVGIAPTERSIVGNVEGDPEHRTTWLETMTEHGAAGR, from the coding sequence ATGCAGACCAGACGGATCACGCTCATCGACGGACATCCCGACCCCGATCCGGGACGGTTCGTCCATGCGCTTGCCGATACCTATGCGGCGGCGGCGCTGGCGGCGGGCCATGAGGTCCGCGGCATCGTCGTCGCGGAGCTCTCGTTCGATTTGCTCGAGAGTCGCGCCGAGTGGGAGGAGGGTCCGCTTCCGCCCGCGATCGCCGAGGCGCAGGACGATATTGCATGGGCCGAACATCTGGTGATTTTCTACCCGCTCTGGCTCGGAGACCTGCCCGCTCGCCTCAAGGGCTTCTTCGAACAGGTGATGCGCCCGGGCTTCGCGTTCGCGCCCAAGGCGAACGGCTTGCCCGAAAAACGCCTCAAGGGCCGGACGGCCCATATCGTCGTGACGATGGGGATGCCCGCGCTCTTCTACCGCTTCTATTTCCGCGCGCACAGCCTGCGCAGCCTCGAGCGCAACATTCTGCGCTTTGTCGGCATCGCGCCGACCGAACGCAGCATCGTCGGCAATGTCGAGGGCGATCCCGAGCACCGCACCACGTGGCTCGAGACAATGACCGAACATGGCGCGGCGGGGCGCTGA
- a CDS encoding flavin-containing monooxygenase gives MEEIRHRGRASEPRPIHVDVLIVGAGISGIGSAYHLQEQCPGKRYAILEAKPTFGGTWDTHRYPGVRSDSDLYTFGYRFKPWVGAPIASGAEILKYMGEVIEENEIGVHIHYGHRITACHWSSAANRWTIEAVRASDGVAVTFTAGFLWMCQGYYDHEKPYIPDWPGLSDYEGQFIHAQLWDSAIDYAGKRILVIGSGATAATIVPAFAKKAAHVTMLQRSPTYFYCSENRNELADRLREVGIDEPTVHRVVRAQIMHDQDLMTRRCQSEPDAVFEELKALIRAYSGDPEFKFEPHFTPKYRPWQQRLAFCPEGDIFKAATQGKLTVVTDTIDHFTATSVRTVGGEEIEADIIVAATGFNLSVMGGIPFDIDGTPVDWAKTITYRGMMMTGVPNLAWVMGYFRASWTLRVDMMGDFVCNLLNHMDDIGARRVEVALRPEDEGMQILPWIEEDNFNPGYLMRGLGAMPRRGDKPEWRHNQDYWAEKDAFPRIELRGAEFVYDGERPGVSERATTDVAA, from the coding sequence ATGGAAGAAATCAGGCACCGAGGGCGCGCGAGCGAGCCCCGTCCCATCCATGTCGACGTGTTGATCGTTGGTGCCGGCATCTCGGGCATCGGTTCGGCCTATCATCTCCAGGAGCAGTGCCCGGGGAAGAGATACGCGATCCTTGAGGCGAAACCGACCTTCGGCGGGACATGGGACACGCACAGATATCCCGGCGTTCGATCGGACTCGGACCTCTACACCTTTGGCTATCGCTTCAAGCCCTGGGTGGGCGCGCCGATCGCCAGCGGCGCCGAAATCCTCAAATATATGGGCGAGGTGATCGAGGAGAACGAGATCGGGGTCCATATCCACTACGGTCATCGCATTACCGCCTGCCACTGGTCGAGCGCCGCCAATCGCTGGACGATAGAAGCGGTGCGCGCATCGGATGGCGTGGCCGTCACCTTCACGGCCGGCTTCCTGTGGATGTGCCAGGGCTATTATGATCATGAGAAGCCCTATATCCCCGATTGGCCGGGACTTTCGGATTATGAGGGGCAGTTCATCCATGCCCAGCTCTGGGATTCGGCGATCGATTATGCGGGCAAGCGCATACTCGTCATCGGCTCGGGCGCTACCGCGGCGACCATCGTGCCGGCCTTCGCCAAAAAGGCGGCGCATGTGACGATGCTCCAGCGTTCGCCGACCTATTTCTACTGCAGCGAGAACAGGAACGAACTGGCCGACCGGCTTCGCGAGGTCGGGATCGACGAGCCCACGGTCCACCGCGTCGTGCGGGCACAGATCATGCACGACCAGGATCTGATGACGCGGCGTTGCCAATCCGAGCCCGATGCGGTGTTCGAGGAGCTGAAAGCGCTGATCCGGGCCTATTCGGGCGATCCCGAGTTTAAGTTCGAGCCGCATTTCACGCCGAAATACCGCCCGTGGCAGCAGCGGCTCGCCTTCTGTCCCGAAGGCGACATCTTCAAGGCGGCGACCCAGGGAAAGCTGACGGTCGTCACCGATACGATCGACCATTTTACTGCGACGAGTGTCCGCACGGTCGGCGGCGAGGAGATCGAGGCCGACATCATCGTGGCCGCGACCGGATTCAATCTGTCGGTGATGGGCGGGATCCCGTTCGATATCGACGGCACGCCGGTCGATTGGGCGAAGACGATCACCTATCGCGGGATGATGATGACCGGCGTGCCCAACCTTGCCTGGGTCATGGGCTATTTTCGCGCCAGCTGGACCCTCAGGGTCGACATGATGGGAGACTTTGTCTGCAACCTCCTCAACCATATGGACGACATCGGTGCGAGGAGGGTCGAGGTCGCGCTCAGGCCCGAGGATGAGGGCATGCAGATCCTGCCGTGGATCGAGGAAGATAATTTCAATCCGGGCTATCTGATGCGCGGGCTGGGCGCGATGCCGCGCCGCGGTGACAAACCCGAATGGCGCCACAATCAGGATTATTGGGCGGAGAAGGACGCTTTCCCGCGCATCGAGCTGCGCGGAGCGGAGTTCGTCTATGACGGTGAGCGACCGGGGGTGTCCGAGCGGGCCACTACGGACGTTGCGGCCTGA